A single genomic interval of Rhinatrema bivittatum chromosome 12, aRhiBiv1.1, whole genome shotgun sequence harbors:
- the LOC115074331 gene encoding NXPE family member 2-like isoform X1, whose product MKYIFRFFLGMTLFMLLSYIYYRSQIQHSKFRLQDENCTQQLKYQEMLRTRVNSMPSVLQQEVNEIFNRIDKMVPKVTFTHMDNTTSAKNSRATILNPKDKYCIGDLLSVQIDMYDYLGNRKKYGGDFLRPRIYSPNLQAAASGRIEDLNNGTFLVHFTLFWQGRVKFSLMIYHPSEGISALWRSRHSSDGVISFQGMFTNGSQEAITKCGFRLDERDELCKYLDERDEESVHCLKPLNLACESLTYMRCVDHNPTYLTTLEKQLFVRSNIAVEISKSFEYIDVGSCNKSEDIKKEKCKTGMDSPFPSGYFLKNEWHPVFCNMLPYKTSDEINSCLQGKKLYLIGDSTLRQFIMYFTEVSKNMQYFNHPYTGFAFWEKTLLALNMEKNIYVHYKRHGFPLESFNFYYFMEDAYTSRQIDQHAGGKDTIIAITMGQHFRQFPLHLYIRRAVNIRRAIERLFRRSPHTKVIIKTENTRDINTNVERLGEFHGYTQYLVMKEVFRGLNVGFIDVWDMSNGFATEDVHPQLHVLQNIISLAFTYAC is encoded by the exons ATGAAGTATATATTTCGTTTTTTCTTAGGCATGACCTTGTTCATGCTGCTAAGTTATATCTACTACAGATCCCAGATACAG CATTCCAAATTTAGGCTCCAAGATGAAAACTGTACACAGCAATTAAAGTATCAAGAGATGCTCAGGACTCGGGTTAATTCCATGCCAAGTGTCCTTCAACAGGAAGTGAATGAAATCTTTAACAGAATAGACAAGATGGTCCCCAAAGTCACTTTCACCCACATGGACAACACGACAAGTGCCAAAAACAGCAGAGCCACCATATTGAACCCCAAAGACAAGTACTGCATCGGGGATCTCTTATCTGTCCAAATCGATATGTATGATTACTTGGGTAACAGAAAGAAATATGGAGGAGACTTCTTAAGGCCAAGAATCTATTCACCAAATCTTCAGGCAGCAGCTTCTGGGAGGATTGAAGACCTGAACAATGGAACCTTTCTTGtgcattttactttattttggcAGGGCAGAGTTAAATTTTCCTTAATGATATACCATCCCAGTGAAGGAATTTCAGCCCTATGGCGATCAAGGCATTCAAGTGATGGGGTTATAAGTTTCCAGGGCATGTTTACGAATGGATCCCAGGAAGCCATCACTAAATGTGGTTTTCGGTTAGATGAACGTGACGAGCTGTGCAAATATTTGGATGAGAGGGATGAAGAATCCGTACACTGTCTAAAACCTCTAAATCTAGCTTGTGAATCTTTAACCTACATGAGATGTGTGGACCACAATCCCACGTATCTTACAACCTTGGAAAAGCAGCTCTTTGTTAG GTCTAACATTGCTGTGGAAATCTCCAAATCATTTGAGTACATTGATGTTGGCAGTTGTAACA AGAGCGAAGATATCAAAAAAGAGAAATGCAAGACAGGAATGGACTCCCCATTCCCCAGTGGCTACTTCCTGAAAAATGAGTGGCATCCTGTTTTCTGCAACATGTTACCGTACAAAACCAGCGACGAGATTAACAGCTGCTTACAGGGGAAAAAGCTGTACCTCATTGGAGACTCAACACTGCGACAGTTCATAATGTACTTCACAGAGGTTTCAAAGA ATATGCAATATTTTAATCATCCTTACACAGGATTTGCTTTTTGGGAGAAGACTCTGCTGGCTCTCAACATGGAGAAGAACATTTATGTACACTATAAGAGGCACGGATTTCCACTGGAGAGTTTTAACTTCTATTATTTCATGGAAGATGCATATACAAGTCGGCAAATCGATCAGCATGCAGGAGGCAAAGACACCATTATCGCCATCACCATGGGCCAGCACTTTAGACAGTTTCCCCTTCACCTTTACATCAGAAGAGCAGTCAATATTCGTCGAGCTATAGAACGCCTCTTCCGTAGGAGCCCACACACAAAAGTAatcattaaaacagaaaatacaagaGACATAAACACAAATGTGGAAAGACTAGGAGAATTTCATGGTTACACTCAGTACCTTGTAATGAAAGAAGTTTTTCGTGGGCTTAATGTTGGTTTTATAGATGTGTGGGACATGAGCAATGGTTTTGCTACTGAAGATGTCCATCCGCAGTTGCATGTTCTTCAGAACATAATAAGTCTGGCTTTCACATATGCCTGTTAA
- the LOC115074331 gene encoding NXPE family member 2-like isoform X2, whose translation MLRTRVNSMPSVLQQEVNEIFNRIDKMVPKVTFTHMDNTTSAKNSRATILNPKDKYCIGDLLSVQIDMYDYLGNRKKYGGDFLRPRIYSPNLQAAASGRIEDLNNGTFLVHFTLFWQGRVKFSLMIYHPSEGISALWRSRHSSDGVISFQGMFTNGSQEAITKCGFRLDERDELCKYLDERDEESVHCLKPLNLACESLTYMRCVDHNPTYLTTLEKQLFVRSNIAVEISKSFEYIDVGSCNKSEDIKKEKCKTGMDSPFPSGYFLKNEWHPVFCNMLPYKTSDEINSCLQGKKLYLIGDSTLRQFIMYFTEVSKNMQYFNHPYTGFAFWEKTLLALNMEKNIYVHYKRHGFPLESFNFYYFMEDAYTSRQIDQHAGGKDTIIAITMGQHFRQFPLHLYIRRAVNIRRAIERLFRRSPHTKVIIKTENTRDINTNVERLGEFHGYTQYLVMKEVFRGLNVGFIDVWDMSNGFATEDVHPQLHVLQNIISLAFTYAC comes from the exons ATGCTCAGGACTCGGGTTAATTCCATGCCAAGTGTCCTTCAACAGGAAGTGAATGAAATCTTTAACAGAATAGACAAGATGGTCCCCAAAGTCACTTTCACCCACATGGACAACACGACAAGTGCCAAAAACAGCAGAGCCACCATATTGAACCCCAAAGACAAGTACTGCATCGGGGATCTCTTATCTGTCCAAATCGATATGTATGATTACTTGGGTAACAGAAAGAAATATGGAGGAGACTTCTTAAGGCCAAGAATCTATTCACCAAATCTTCAGGCAGCAGCTTCTGGGAGGATTGAAGACCTGAACAATGGAACCTTTCTTGtgcattttactttattttggcAGGGCAGAGTTAAATTTTCCTTAATGATATACCATCCCAGTGAAGGAATTTCAGCCCTATGGCGATCAAGGCATTCAAGTGATGGGGTTATAAGTTTCCAGGGCATGTTTACGAATGGATCCCAGGAAGCCATCACTAAATGTGGTTTTCGGTTAGATGAACGTGACGAGCTGTGCAAATATTTGGATGAGAGGGATGAAGAATCCGTACACTGTCTAAAACCTCTAAATCTAGCTTGTGAATCTTTAACCTACATGAGATGTGTGGACCACAATCCCACGTATCTTACAACCTTGGAAAAGCAGCTCTTTGTTAG GTCTAACATTGCTGTGGAAATCTCCAAATCATTTGAGTACATTGATGTTGGCAGTTGTAACA AGAGCGAAGATATCAAAAAAGAGAAATGCAAGACAGGAATGGACTCCCCATTCCCCAGTGGCTACTTCCTGAAAAATGAGTGGCATCCTGTTTTCTGCAACATGTTACCGTACAAAACCAGCGACGAGATTAACAGCTGCTTACAGGGGAAAAAGCTGTACCTCATTGGAGACTCAACACTGCGACAGTTCATAATGTACTTCACAGAGGTTTCAAAGA ATATGCAATATTTTAATCATCCTTACACAGGATTTGCTTTTTGGGAGAAGACTCTGCTGGCTCTCAACATGGAGAAGAACATTTATGTACACTATAAGAGGCACGGATTTCCACTGGAGAGTTTTAACTTCTATTATTTCATGGAAGATGCATATACAAGTCGGCAAATCGATCAGCATGCAGGAGGCAAAGACACCATTATCGCCATCACCATGGGCCAGCACTTTAGACAGTTTCCCCTTCACCTTTACATCAGAAGAGCAGTCAATATTCGTCGAGCTATAGAACGCCTCTTCCGTAGGAGCCCACACACAAAAGTAatcattaaaacagaaaatacaagaGACATAAACACAAATGTGGAAAGACTAGGAGAATTTCATGGTTACACTCAGTACCTTGTAATGAAAGAAGTTTTTCGTGGGCTTAATGTTGGTTTTATAGATGTGTGGGACATGAGCAATGGTTTTGCTACTGAAGATGTCCATCCGCAGTTGCATGTTCTTCAGAACATAATAAGTCTGGCTTTCACATATGCCTGTTAA